Genomic window (Staphylococcus debuckii):
CCAAGGCAATAACAACCGACAAGGTAACAATAGCGGCCAAGGCAATAGTCAACAAGGCAACAACCAACAAGGTAATAACAATCAAAGCGGTGGAAATGCATTAACAAAATTCTTTAACCTTAATGCAATTTTCAATAATAAAGCTTCATAACAAAAAAGTGCAGTAGCTAGTTGAAAATCTAGCACTGCACTTTTTTATTGCTTACGATGTGATTGTCTTACTTTGTAGGCGGCATTCATTTTAATCAGTTCCGAAACTAAAGTTTTCATTTGACGGTATCCCATAAAATGGTGACGACGTTCTTGTATATAATCAAAACGTTCTTTGAAATTAATAGGCACAATCGGATAATTTTCAATTTCTTCAAAATTAATAACCGAAATATTATTAATTTGACAGAAGTAATTTTGAATTAAATCTAAGTAATCATCGAGTTGGCTTTTCCCTTCCGGAGAAGTCAATTTTTTATTTTTAGCAATCTGATCCAAAATCACTTCTTTTTCTTCGAAGTCAGCTTTTGTAATCATTAGCATTTCCCCCCTATGATTGAGCAGCTTCTTGCTTAATTTTTTGTCTATAACGTTTTTGCCCTTCTCTACAATCATCGAATAACGGACAAACATCACATTTAGGAGCGCGTGCTAAACAATGATAACGCCCAAAAAATATGAGTTGATGATGGCTCTTGGTCCATCTATCTTTAGGTATAATAGAACAAAGTCTGTTTTCAACTTCTTTCACACTATCTTTCCAGCGACAAATACCTAATCTCTTAGAAACTCTTTCAACATGAGTATCCACTGCTAAAGCGGGTTCGCCGAATGCCACACTCATCACTACATTTGCCGTCTTTCTCCCTACACCCGCTAAACTTTCTAAGTCAGTTCGGTTGTGCGGAATTTTGCCATCAAATTTATCAATTAGGGAACGACAAAGTTTTTGTATATTCTTAGCTTTATTACGGTATAAACCAATTGAGCGGATGTCTTGTTCTAATTCATTAAGATTCACATCTAGGTAGTCTTGAGGAGTTTGATACTTTTTAAATAAATGAGCTGTGACTTTATTGACTAGCACATCAGTACACTGCGCAGATAACAATACAGCTATAGTTAATTCAAAGGGATTGTTATGCTTTAATTCGCATTCTGCATCAGGAAACATGTCAGCGATGACATCTATCATACTTAAAGCTTTTTTCTTGCTTAACATACATTTAATTCCCCTCTCCATTCAACCAGTCAAATTTAGGGATATTTTTCACGGTATGCTTCATCTGAGGTGTAGTATATTGCTGGCTGATTTTTTTAGAATCATCTACGGTTTTGACATTATGTTTTTTCCAGTTCAGAAGGATACGGTCGATATACTTGAAGTTAACTTTATCTAGACTTAAAGCTTCATTTACGGCTGCTTGTATGACTGATATATCGTGTTTATCCACGTCTATCCATTGATTTAAAGTATCAATTTCAATTGGTGAAAGTGGTCTTCCGAAAGATTGTTCAATAAATTGAAACAGCTCTTTGAAAGCTTCCTTATCATCGTTTTGTTTATCATTTAACTCTTGCGCTTGCAGTATTTTATTAAATGCTTGATAAAAACCCTCTAAGTCCATAAATTCTGCAAATCTTCCGTCTTCATCCTTTTGTACGGTAAGATTGAACAGCCCAAGTTGAATTAAATGCTGAATTACAGTAGTAATTTCACGTTCTTTCATCGTTGTACCTTGACTTAAGTACTGAATAGAAGGTTGTTTATTTGAATGTTCATTTTCATAAATTAACTTTAATAATATGACTAAATCTGTTTCAGTCAGACCTAGTTCATAATAATGATCCAACAGCTCTCTTCTGATAACGACAGGTCGTTTTCTTAAAAAATCAATATTCAAATACGCTTCCCCTTTCTAGATTTTTCATCTATTTAAAAGAGTCCAGTCGAATGACTTATAGATATATCATTTGACTGGACCGTTATATAATTTATATTTAACTATTAGATATTATGGGTACAAACGATTTAATAAACGTGGGAATGGTGCAGTTTCTCTAACGTGTTCAACGCCAGAAATCCATGCCACTGTTCTTTCTAAACCTAAACCGAAACCACTATGCGGCACTGAACCGTAACGACGCAAATCTAAATAATAGTTGTAACTTTCACGATCTAATTGGTGCTCTTCAATACGTTGTTCTAATAAATCTAAATCGTTAATACGTTCTGAACCGCCAATAATTTCACCATAACCTTCTGGAGCAATCAAATCTGCACACAATACAGTATCCTCATTTTCAGGATTTGGTTGCATATAGAATGGTTTGATTTTAGTTGGATAATTTGTGATGAAAACAGGCAAATCAAAATGATTAGCAATTGCTGTTTCATGTGGTGCACCAAAATCTTCGCCCCATTCGATATCATCGAAGCCTTGTTCTTTCAAGTATTCAATGGCATCATCGTAAGAAATACGTGGGAATGGTGTTTGAACTTTTTCTAATTTAGAAGTATCTCTGTCTAAAATTTTCAATTCAAGTTCGCAATTTTTAAGTACAGATTGAACGACATGTGTAACATATTGTTCTTGGACTTCTAAACTGTCAGCATGTTCATAGAATGCCATTTCGCCTTCAATCATCCAAAATTCGATTAAGTGACGACGAGTTTTAGATTTCTCTGCACGGAAAGTCGGTCCGAATGAGAAAACTTTGCCATAAGCCATAGCTGCAGCTTCAAGGTATAATTGTCCACTTTGAGATAAGAAAGCATCTTCATCAAAGTATTTTGTATGGAATAATTCACTTGTACCTTCTGGTGCACTTGCTGTTAAAATTGGCGGATCAATTTTTACGAAACCAGTGCCATGGAAAAATTCATAAGTGGCACGAATAATTTCATTACGAATTTTCATTACTGCATGTTGTTTTTTTGAACGTAACCATAAATGACGATGATCCATTAAGAATTCAGTACCGTGATTTTTTGGTGTAATCGGATAATCATGTGCTTCTTGAATGACCTCAATTGATTTGACTTGCATTTCATAGCCTAAATCTGAGCGATTATCCTCTGAAATGGTACCTGTCACGTAAAGTGAAGATTCTTGAGTAATATTTTTAGCAGTAGCAAATGTTTCTTCATCGACTTCTGATTTTACTACTACGCCTTGCATGAATCCTGTACCGTCACGCAGTTGTAAGAATGCAATCTTACCGCTAGAGCGTTTATTATGCAGCCAAGCACCAATAGTGACTTCTTGGCCGATATGATTCTTAGCATCTTTAATTGTAGTCTTCATAACCAAACTCCTATACTTCATTTGTATTATTTTAAGCTCTTTAATTATAGAACTTTATCTCGGGACAATGAAATAATTTCAATTCAATATTATTTCTGTTCCCTTTCATTCTACGTTTTATTAATTCAAACCCGACCTTATTTTATCAAAATTATGCCATTACTGCTAGTTGCTAATTTTTACTGAGCTTTTAATTTCTTTAAAATTTTGCCGAATTGTTGAATGTTGCCATTCACTTTTTTAAATGATTCTAAGGCTTGAGTGAAAAAGTGTTGATAATTGCTTTTTATCAAACGGTCATCAAAAGACACCACAATACCTTTATCTTGTTCATTTCTAATTAAACGGCCTAAGCCTTGTCTAAAACGAATCACCGCATCTGGTAATACATAGTCTTTAAAAGTTGAAACAAATTCAGAATCCATAAGCCAATATTTAGTGTTGTTTTGATTCATAAACGGCAACTTCGCTATCATCACACATTTAATGCCTTCTCCTTGAAAATCAAAGCCTTCGAAGAAAGTACCGGTACCTAGTAAAATCGATTTATCAAAATTATTGAACTGCTGGGCAATTTTATAATTTTGATTATTGTTTTGTTGTGAAAGAATAATATAATCTTCAAAATCAGGTAATTCATTCAGCAGTTCTTGTACGTGATACATCATTTTGTAACTTGTAAAGAGCACTAAACACTTAGATTGTGTTTCATTCACATACTCACTGATATAACTCACAATCGCATGCTCATATTTCTCTACATCCTTATAGTGATAAGGTGCTACATCACTTGGAATGAATATAGTTGCCTTATTATCGTTTTTAACGACGTCATCGATAATAAAGGTATTAAAGTGTTCATCTTCTTTAAACCAATTTTTAAATGAATCAAATGAGCGATTAAATGTAAGGGTGCCAGAAATAAAGGTAAGCGCATTGAATTTATCTAATATACGTTCTGTTAATATTTCTCTTACTTTATAATCTTTAACATAAATTGTAATTGTTGATTTTTGTTCTAAGTTTTTAATAGATAAGAAACAAGTATGGTCGTCTTTCAGACTCTGTTCGATGGCACGAAAATGATCATTTAAATATAAGAGATGTTTGCGAATAGATTTAATTGTTTTATGACTCATTCCATTAAAATATTCTAGTGTTAAATTAAGGCTGTGAATAATTTCATGGATATCTTTTAAAATTGGTGCAGTATCAAAATCGTTCACAAAATGTATTTTATGATTATCATCATCATGAATATCTGAATCATGAATGATATCAAAGATAGTTGTAAACAGTTTTTCATTAAGTTCGTGAATGTCGTTGATAGCATTCTTTAATCCGAAAATATCAATCGGTGGGATATCTAATCTTTCTAGAATCCGTTTTTGTTCTAAATTATCTACTGCTTTTAATAATTTTTCATTTTCAGTTTTACCAATAAGACCTAATTGATATTTAATATCAGAGTAACTCAATTCATTAGTTACTTGATCTAAAGCATAATCAGGTAAGCGATGTGCTTCATCTACTATACAATCTTCAAATAATTGATAAATCTTATTTTCTTGTGAAGCGTGAATTAAATGTGCATGATTGGTAATACCGATTTGAATATTTTGAGCATTTCTTTTTAAGAAATTATAGTAATGGATATCATTACGAACAGGTACATAAGTTTCTGCTTTTTGTTCTAAATACATCTTTTGTCCGCCCTTGAGATTCAATTCTTGAATATCTCCTGTTTCTGTTTGGGTAATCCACACTAGTAATTCCATTTTTAATAGTGAAACATCATAATTTTGTGTTTCATCTTTTAGAATTTGACTGATTAAACCTAAAGAAATATAATCTTTTCTGCTTTTAATAATTGCAGCATTAATACGGTATCCTAATACTTGTTCAAGTGTCGGAATGTCTTGTTCCAATAACTGATTTTGCAATAACTTTGTATTAGTTGAAATCATCACATGTTGTTTTGTTTCAATATTGTACATCAATGCTGCTATTAAATAGGCTAATGATTTACCTGAACCTAGAGGTGCTTCTATCAGTGCTTTTTCACTATGCATCAGCTGATCTAATATCGTTTCAGCCAAATATAACTGTTGAGGACGGAAAGTGTAACCTAAGGCTTCAATCACCCTATTATAAAAAGTTTCAGTTGAACCTTCAAAGTCAACTGACGGCGACTTTAAATCTTTTTGTTTCTTATAAATAATTTGCTCAAATTGGTCAAATTCCTTACCTAATGGTTGCGTCTCTCTTTGGCGCACCATTTCGAATATGACATCATGCAACTGATATTTTAAATCTTTACTGAGGTAATAAAGTTGTTTCAAGGTATCAGTTGGCAAATCATACAACACTTCAAATGCTTTAATCATCAATTTAGCAGTTGTAGCAGCATCTTCATCAGCTCGATGCGCATTCTCTAGCGGTATATCATGATATTCTGCTAACTCACTAAGTTGGTAGCTTTTATCTGTAGGAAAAGCAACTTTAAAGAGTTCTACCGTATCAATCACTTTTCTAGGCTGATAAGAAATGTTGCATCTCTTAAAAGCTCTCTTCAAGAACGTCAAATCAAAGGCTACATTATGTGCAACGAATACACTATCTTTCATTAAGTCGTATACTTCCTCAGCTATCTCATTAAAATAAGGTGCTTGAGTCAGCATCTGATCTTCAATAGAGGTAAGTGCCTGTATAAAAGGCGGTATTTCTAAGTCAGTTTTAATTAACGAGTGATAGGAACCGACAATTTCGAAGTCTTTAACAAAAGTGATTCCGATTTGTATGATATCATCGTAATCCTTTTGATTACCGGTTGTTTCTAAATCTACCACTGCATAACTTGTATGACTCACATTATCGCCTCCTTTCTATAAATCTATATCTGCACTCATTAAGCGATGTTTTTCGCCTTGCTCATCTTCTACAAGTAAAAAGCCGTCTTTATCAATACTGATAGCTTTACCTGAGAATTGTGATTCATTCTCTGTAAACTTCAATTTTCTATTCCAGATATTAGAATGTTCGATATATTCTTCGCGAATAGATTCGAATGGCACGGTTAAGAATTGAATATAGCGCGTTTTCATATTTTCTAATAATAAAGTTAAAAATGCATAACGATCTATTTTTTCATCCGCATGATTATAAATACTTGTTGCACGGTGCGCAATTTCTTGCGGAAACTCACTTGCTTCTTGATTCATATTAATTCCTATTCCACAAATAACGGCTTCAATACCATCACTATTCGCTGACATTTCAGTTAGAAAGCCACATACTTTTTTGGGGCCAATATAGATATCATTCGGCCATTTTACAGCAACTTCATCTTTAGAGAAAGCTTGTATCGTTTCTCTGATTGCCAGTGCCATAAATAAATTGAAAGTTGTAATCATAGAAAATGGAACATTAGGACGAAACACTGCGCTCATCCATAGCCCTTTACCTTTAGCAGAGTCCCATGGTCTGTTAAAGCGGCCTCGTCCTTTAGTTTGTTCATTACTCAATACTAAAATGGCATCATGATTGCCTACCAATTTCTGCTTGGCAGCCAGTTGTGTTGAGTCGATAGTAGGATAAACAAAAGTTTCTTGAAAGAAACCATGTTTGGCAGTGATTTTTTCTACAATGCCAGGATACCAAGTATCAGCAAGTTGCTGAAGCTGATGTCCTTTATGGTTTACCGAATTAATTTCACAGCCTTCTGCTTTTAATTGATCGATAATTTTCTTAACTGAAGTGCGTGAGATATTTAATTGTTCCGCAATATATTGACCAGATACATATTCTGGTTGGTTTTCATGTAATATTT
Coding sequences:
- the asnS gene encoding asparagine--tRNA ligase produces the protein MKTTIKDAKNHIGQEVTIGAWLHNKRSSGKIAFLQLRDGTGFMQGVVVKSEVDEETFATAKNITQESSLYVTGTISEDNRSDLGYEMQVKSIEVIQEAHDYPITPKNHGTEFLMDHRHLWLRSKKQHAVMKIRNEIIRATYEFFHGTGFVKIDPPILTASAPEGTSELFHTKYFDEDAFLSQSGQLYLEAAAMAYGKVFSFGPTFRAEKSKTRRHLIEFWMIEGEMAFYEHADSLEVQEQYVTHVVQSVLKNCELELKILDRDTSKLEKVQTPFPRISYDDAIEYLKEQGFDDIEWGEDFGAPHETAIANHFDLPVFITNYPTKIKPFYMQPNPENEDTVLCADLIAPEGYGEIIGGSERINDLDLLEQRIEEHQLDRESYNYYLDLRRYGSVPHSGFGLGLERTVAWISGVEHVRETAPFPRLLNRLYP
- a CDS encoding DnaD domain-containing protein, whose product is MNIDFLRKRPVVIRRELLDHYYELGLTETDLVILLKLIYENEHSNKQPSIQYLSQGTTMKEREITTVIQHLIQLGLFNLTVQKDEDGRFAEFMDLEGFYQAFNKILQAQELNDKQNDDKEAFKELFQFIEQSFGRPLSPIEIDTLNQWIDVDKHDISVIQAAVNEALSLDKVNFKYIDRILLNWKKHNVKTVDDSKKISQQYTTPQMKHTVKNIPKFDWLNGEGN
- a CDS encoding helicase C-terminal domain-containing protein, whose translation is MSHTSYAVVDLETTGNQKDYDDIIQIGITFVKDFEIVGSYHSLIKTDLEIPPFIQALTSIEDQMLTQAPYFNEIAEEVYDLMKDSVFVAHNVAFDLTFLKRAFKRCNISYQPRKVIDTVELFKVAFPTDKSYQLSELAEYHDIPLENAHRADEDAATTAKLMIKAFEVLYDLPTDTLKQLYYLSKDLKYQLHDVIFEMVRQRETQPLGKEFDQFEQIIYKKQKDLKSPSVDFEGSTETFYNRVIEALGYTFRPQQLYLAETILDQLMHSEKALIEAPLGSGKSLAYLIAALMYNIETKQHVMISTNTKLLQNQLLEQDIPTLEQVLGYRINAAIIKSRKDYISLGLISQILKDETQNYDVSLLKMELLVWITQTETGDIQELNLKGGQKMYLEQKAETYVPVRNDIHYYNFLKRNAQNIQIGITNHAHLIHASQENKIYQLFEDCIVDEAHRLPDYALDQVTNELSYSDIKYQLGLIGKTENEKLLKAVDNLEQKRILERLDIPPIDIFGLKNAINDIHELNEKLFTTIFDIIHDSDIHDDDNHKIHFVNDFDTAPILKDIHEIIHSLNLTLEYFNGMSHKTIKSIRKHLLYLNDHFRAIEQSLKDDHTCFLSIKNLEQKSTITIYVKDYKVREILTERILDKFNALTFISGTLTFNRSFDSFKNWFKEDEHFNTFIIDDVVKNDNKATIFIPSDVAPYHYKDVEKYEHAIVSYISEYVNETQSKCLVLFTSYKMMYHVQELLNELPDFEDYIILSQQNNNQNYKIAQQFNNFDKSILLGTGTFFEGFDFQGEGIKCVMIAKLPFMNQNNTKYWLMDSEFVSTFKDYVLPDAVIRFRQGLGRLIRNEQDKGIVVSFDDRLIKSNYQHFFTQALESFKKVNGNIQQFGKILKKLKAQ
- the nth gene encoding endonuclease III, giving the protein MLSKKKALSMIDVIADMFPDAECELKHNNPFELTIAVLLSAQCTDVLVNKVTAHLFKKYQTPQDYLDVNLNELEQDIRSIGLYRNKAKNIQKLCRSLIDKFDGKIPHNRTDLESLAGVGRKTANVVMSVAFGEPALAVDTHVERVSKRLGICRWKDSVKEVENRLCSIIPKDRWTKSHHQLIFFGRYHCLARAPKCDVCPLFDDCREGQKRYRQKIKQEAAQS
- a CDS encoding biotin--[acetyl-CoA-carboxylase] ligase, translated to MSKYSQDVVQILHENQPEYVSGQYIAEQLNISRTSVKKIIDQLKAEGCEINSVNHKGHQLQQLADTWYPGIVEKITAKHGFFQETFVYPTIDSTQLAAKQKLVGNHDAILVLSNEQTKGRGRFNRPWDSAKGKGLWMSAVFRPNVPFSMITTFNLFMALAIRETIQAFSKDEVAVKWPNDIYIGPKKVCGFLTEMSANSDGIEAVICGIGINMNQEASEFPQEIAHRATSIYNHADEKIDRYAFLTLLLENMKTRYIQFLTVPFESIREEYIEHSNIWNRKLKFTENESQFSGKAISIDKDGFLLVEDEQGEKHRLMSADIDL
- a CDS encoding YpoC family protein, which gives rise to MITKADFEEKEVILDQIAKNKKLTSPEGKSQLDDYLDLIQNYFCQINNISVINFEEIENYPIVPINFKERFDYIQERRHHFMGYRQMKTLVSELIKMNAAYKVRQSHRKQ